A single window of Leptospira koniambonensis DNA harbors:
- the serA gene encoding phosphoglycerate dehydrogenase, with amino-acid sequence MISYPKEKINVLLLENVHQDAFQLFQKDGFNVRLLPQALGEDELSKEIENIHVLGIRSKTNLTAPVLAKAKRLMTVGCFCIGTNQVDLAEAEKKGIPVFNAPYSNTRSVAELVIAEVVMLARRVPDHIRNTHAGIWNKISKNCFEVRGKTLGIVGYGHIGSQVSVLAEAMGLKVVYYDTQTVLPLGNATPLNSYEELLSVSDFVTFHVPELPETTNLYAAKEIKATKKGAYIINLSRGKVVDLEALAEAIKSGHIAGAGIDVFPQEPESNSDPFITPLQNLQNVILTPHIGGSTEEAQKNIGTEVASKLLKFVNNGSTTFAVNFPHLELNPIPQGMYRILNVHKNQPGFLKDINSMVSEIGANISSQHLGTSAEIGYLSMVINMSVGDELKERIERHPGSLKTRILY; translated from the coding sequence ATGATTTCCTACCCGAAAGAAAAGATAAACGTCCTCCTCTTAGAGAATGTACACCAAGACGCATTCCAACTCTTTCAAAAAGACGGTTTTAATGTCCGCCTTCTTCCCCAAGCCCTGGGCGAAGACGAACTTTCGAAAGAAATCGAGAACATTCATGTTCTGGGTATCCGGAGTAAAACCAATCTGACTGCACCTGTTTTAGCCAAGGCAAAACGACTTATGACTGTGGGTTGTTTCTGTATTGGTACAAACCAAGTGGATTTAGCAGAAGCGGAGAAGAAAGGGATCCCAGTATTCAACGCACCTTATTCTAATACACGTTCAGTTGCGGAACTCGTAATTGCAGAAGTTGTAATGTTAGCAAGAAGGGTCCCGGACCATATCCGAAATACCCATGCAGGTATTTGGAATAAAATTTCTAAAAACTGTTTTGAGGTCCGTGGAAAAACTCTGGGGATCGTAGGTTACGGCCATATCGGAAGCCAGGTTTCCGTACTTGCGGAAGCAATGGGCCTAAAAGTGGTCTATTATGATACACAAACAGTTCTTCCTTTAGGAAATGCGACCCCTCTCAATTCTTACGAAGAATTATTATCTGTTTCTGATTTTGTTACATTTCATGTGCCTGAACTTCCAGAAACTACAAACCTTTATGCTGCTAAGGAAATCAAGGCTACTAAAAAAGGTGCTTATATCATCAATCTTTCCAGAGGAAAGGTTGTGGATCTGGAAGCTTTGGCTGAGGCAATTAAGTCAGGCCATATTGCAGGCGCGGGAATAGATGTTTTCCCACAAGAGCCTGAATCAAATAGCGATCCATTTATCACTCCATTGCAAAATTTACAAAACGTAATATTAACCCCTCATATCGGTGGTTCTACGGAAGAAGCTCAGAAAAATATAGGAACAGAAGTTGCTTCTAAACTTTTGAAGTTTGTAAATAACGGTTCCACTACTTTTGCTGTAAACTTCCCTCATCTGGAGTTAAATCCAATTCCTCAGGGAATGTATAGAATTCTAAATGTTCACAAAAACCAACCTGGGTTCTTGAAAGATATCAACAGTATGGTTTCTGAGATTGGAGCAAATATCAGTTCTCAACATTTAGGAACCAGCGCAGAAATTGGTTATCTATCTATGGTAATTAATATGAGCGTAGGTGATGAACTAAAAGAAAGAATAGAAAGACATCCTGGATCTCTTAAGACTAGAATTCTTTACTAA
- a CDS encoding DUF309 domain-containing protein, which translates to MEFDPEILSILEKVKQGDADSTFDYAWGEGRKLYLKGRYFELHEVFEFQWKKETGGRRLILHGWIQLAISLNKIFVKPNIRGSKMQAEKSREKFLKLSETGELSSLGAEENNLIVYYLTKLLSNFESEESWDLERIKELSLPEMKENAKELFSSSVFPAS; encoded by the coding sequence ATGGAATTCGATCCTGAAATACTTTCCATCTTAGAAAAAGTGAAACAAGGAGACGCGGACTCAACCTTCGACTATGCATGGGGAGAAGGACGAAAACTTTATCTAAAAGGAAGATACTTCGAATTGCATGAAGTATTCGAATTCCAATGGAAGAAGGAAACAGGTGGAAGAAGGCTTATTTTACACGGATGGATCCAACTTGCTATTTCTTTGAATAAGATTTTTGTAAAACCAAATATACGCGGATCTAAAATGCAAGCGGAGAAGTCCAGGGAGAAGTTCTTAAAACTTTCCGAAACTGGAGAACTTTCCTCACTCGGAGCGGAAGAAAACAACCTAATCGTATACTATTTAACTAAACTTTTAAGCAATTTTGAAAGTGAAGAAAGTTGGGACCTCGAACGAATTAAAGAACTTTCCTTACCTGAAATGAAAGAAAACGCAAAGGAATTGTTTTCAAGTTCTGTTTTCCCAGCATCGTGA
- a CDS encoding endonuclease/exonuclease/phosphatase family protein has product MAKVFFWNLKRLGAATEDIIQDKIKARTEENTPDIVFLCELSTKATFPDPQNLTYRKESAYQLCYGCYKNSDKSKGILQKYTPIATDGYKSAGYKGGNDFTDLADRAVAYYGVVDKAHLYTFHAPSRHDDVRAMAFLAASLNKLHSRAPWVLIGDFNIDPNLLAKAPVGINLADLILHTREATHERGGILDYVLTNIDKESIKLEVRGRFTRELEGLTDHIPILVEWPI; this is encoded by the coding sequence ATGGCGAAGGTATTTTTTTGGAATCTAAAGAGGCTCGGTGCAGCCACGGAAGATATCATACAAGATAAAATAAAAGCGAGAACAGAAGAGAATACTCCGGATATAGTTTTCCTTTGTGAACTTAGTACTAAAGCGACTTTTCCGGATCCTCAAAATCTGACGTATCGCAAAGAAAGCGCGTATCAACTCTGTTATGGATGTTATAAGAATTCAGATAAAAGCAAAGGGATTCTTCAGAAATATACGCCGATCGCAACAGACGGATATAAAAGCGCAGGTTACAAAGGGGGAAATGATTTTACAGATTTAGCCGACAGAGCAGTCGCTTATTACGGCGTAGTAGACAAAGCTCACTTATACACGTTTCATGCGCCATCCAGGCATGATGATGTAAGAGCGATGGCATTTCTTGCCGCATCCTTAAACAAATTACATAGCCGAGCTCCATGGGTCTTAATTGGGGACTTTAATATTGACCCTAACTTATTAGCGAAAGCTCCAGTGGGTATTAACCTAGCAGATTTAATCTTACATACAAGAGAAGCTACCCACGAAAGAGGAGGAATCCTCGACTATGTATTAACCAATATCGATAAAGAAAGTATAAAATTAGAAGTGAGAGGAAGGTTCACCAGAGAACTTGAAGGTCTTACTGATCATATTCCAATCTTAGTAGAATGGCCAATTTGA
- a CDS encoding polyprenyl synthetase family protein, with translation MPSLLTKPSNSSTASVQFKDPLDEIREGVLSEDLERFYELLEKVLSKQRQYLTKTEYSLYFSGKKVRPMMLLLSSRMVHGNSSSLPFKSIQGAVSLEMLHVATLIHDDIIDHAHIRRGNETVNAARGMEKAIILGDIQFVEAIRGFVDSIDAQEDMGLVKSVLDTAFRICCGELDELETNASLPFSELHKKYRETIDRKTAVLFGLSCESGVTLAGGKTSDARRAGFFGRRVGRAFQIMDDILDFVNDRKGSGKELGIDLSRRRLSLPIIFAMEELGSQSPLSQIIRGMEYTDKTLKEAVRSLRLSSALPLSYVEARKEIVDSLEYLRLFPDNRYKKSLTDIAFYVVNR, from the coding sequence ATGCCTTCCCTTTTGACAAAACCATCAAATTCGTCCACAGCTTCCGTTCAGTTTAAGGATCCTCTGGATGAAATTCGAGAAGGAGTCCTTTCGGAAGACCTGGAGAGGTTCTACGAACTTCTGGAAAAGGTATTATCTAAACAAAGACAGTATTTAACGAAAACAGAATATTCCTTATACTTCTCTGGAAAAAAAGTAAGGCCAATGATGCTTCTTCTTAGCTCCAGAATGGTGCACGGAAATTCTTCCTCTCTTCCATTCAAGTCCATCCAAGGAGCCGTTTCCTTGGAGATGTTGCATGTCGCGACACTTATACACGATGATATCATAGACCACGCTCATATACGCAGAGGAAACGAAACCGTAAATGCAGCGCGAGGAATGGAAAAGGCCATAATTCTGGGAGATATACAATTCGTAGAAGCGATTCGCGGTTTCGTGGATAGTATAGACGCTCAGGAAGATATGGGATTGGTCAAATCAGTTCTGGATACTGCCTTTAGAATTTGTTGTGGAGAGTTAGACGAACTAGAAACAAACGCTAGTCTTCCATTTTCAGAGCTTCATAAAAAATACAGAGAAACAATCGATCGAAAGACTGCGGTTCTTTTCGGCCTATCCTGTGAGTCCGGAGTCACACTCGCTGGGGGAAAAACAAGCGATGCAAGAAGAGCAGGCTTTTTTGGCAGAAGAGTAGGAAGAGCCTTCCAGATCATGGACGATATTTTGGATTTTGTAAACGATAGAAAAGGTTCCGGAAAAGAATTGGGAATCGATCTGAGTAGAAGAAGACTTTCACTTCCGATCATCTTCGCAATGGAAGAACTGGGATCGCAAAGTCCTCTTTCCCAGATTATTAGAGGAATGGAATATACGGACAAAACTCTTAAAGAAGCGGTCCGATCCCTTCGATTATCCTCCGCCCTACCCTTATCTTATGTGGAAGCCAGAAAGGAAATTGTGGATTCCTTGGAATACCTCAGACTTTTTCCGGACAATAGATACAAAAAATCCCTTACAGATATCGCGTTCTATGTAGTGAATCGGTGA
- a CDS encoding CDP-alcohol phosphatidyltransferase family protein, which yields MLHEKKPKDLLEERVFTLSNFLSVSRVLLLPFFIQFTRKHIESPRNSEYLFLAIGTCVLAVLTDFLDGFLARLLSQESVLGKYLDPICDKFVTIGGLSVIVHYYQFPLWILLIYILREILGVWLGGFLYLKRGIQGKPNWWGKIGVGLVAAAVLWYMTLPLIGPTLPENHFFLHPEYSGYVLVLILSIGVVAYSKRYWNIVFHPERFILDPEDKKQKKKYELV from the coding sequence ATGCTCCACGAAAAAAAACCAAAGGATCTACTTGAAGAGAGGGTGTTTACTCTTTCTAATTTTCTATCCGTATCTAGAGTTTTACTTCTTCCTTTTTTTATACAATTCACCCGCAAACATATAGAGTCTCCTCGTAATAGCGAATATTTATTTTTAGCGATCGGCACCTGTGTTCTCGCAGTGCTTACGGATTTTCTAGACGGGTTTCTAGCCAGACTACTTTCTCAAGAATCTGTCTTGGGAAAATACCTGGATCCTATTTGCGATAAATTCGTTACCATCGGTGGACTCTCAGTAATTGTTCATTATTATCAGTTTCCTCTTTGGATCCTTCTCATTTATATCTTGAGAGAAATTTTAGGAGTTTGGTTGGGTGGATTCTTATATTTAAAAAGAGGCATCCAAGGAAAACCAAATTGGTGGGGGAAGATCGGAGTCGGTCTTGTTGCAGCTGCTGTTCTTTGGTATATGACTTTACCTTTGATCGGCCCTACTTTACCTGAAAATCATTTCTTCCTGCATCCTGAATATTCTGGTTATGTATTGGTCCTGATCTTAAGCATTGGAGTGGTCGCTTATTCCAAAAGGTATTGGAATATTGTGTTCCATCCTGAAAGATTCATCTTGGATCCGGAAGATAAAAAGCAAAAGAAAAAGTACGAACTGGTCTAA
- a CDS encoding endonuclease/exonuclease/phosphatase family protein, whose protein sequence is MKLAFWNTQRLGKSTSISTQRQLIINTKKNAEVAIFCELTTACEIMIPQNLTNRVPNPSQLCYGAFRWINDSIRMDISLKKLTPMSTKEYQSIEFDGGNNFKTLCDRALAKCGILDGVHIYSIHGPASDNAAKIVWFVVCYLQNIHDGKGEKWIFIGDLNAPPSKLTEALGPKPDPIGINKLIVDPFKATHAKGKTLDYALTNLDLKKVKIGVGKLSKDFSDHTLITLEWEKVSDTTSLAYLTIDPKTGNTIEVDEAGKPLHEVDDSKMSD, encoded by the coding sequence ATGAAATTAGCATTTTGGAATACACAACGATTAGGAAAAAGCACAAGTATTTCGACTCAAAGACAGTTAATCATCAATACTAAAAAAAATGCCGAAGTAGCGATATTCTGTGAGTTGACGACTGCTTGTGAAATAATGATCCCACAAAATTTGACCAACCGGGTACCTAATCCGTCACAACTTTGTTATGGAGCTTTTCGTTGGATAAACGATAGCATAAGAATGGACATTTCTCTAAAAAAACTAACTCCAATGTCCACCAAGGAATATCAATCCATCGAATTCGACGGAGGAAATAACTTTAAGACTCTTTGCGATAGAGCTTTAGCCAAATGTGGAATATTAGACGGAGTTCATATATATAGTATCCACGGTCCTGCATCCGATAACGCTGCAAAAATAGTTTGGTTTGTCGTATGCTATCTGCAAAACATTCATGACGGAAAAGGAGAAAAGTGGATCTTCATTGGAGATCTGAATGCACCTCCTAGCAAATTAACGGAAGCATTAGGGCCAAAACCCGATCCGATCGGAATAAATAAACTGATAGTCGATCCTTTCAAAGCCACCCATGCTAAAGGAAAAACTTTAGATTATGCACTTACGAATTTAGATCTTAAAAAAGTTAAAATTGGGGTAGGAAAACTTAGTAAAGATTTTTCAGACCATACCCTGATCACCCTTGAATGGGAGAAAGTCTCCGATACGACCTCATTGGCATATTTAACTATAGATCCTAAAACAGGCAATACGATTGAAGTGGATGAAGCCGGAAAGCCATTGCACGAAGTAGACGATAGCAAGATGTCTGATTGA
- a CDS encoding PilZ domain-containing protein, with amino-acid sequence MKYNRIPSTLNVGFQVLESSKLRIAENVLVGIVHRTEVPWEPGTNLALQVGTLSISGSIDIPMKVIKCDRVSDAEYDVFLNYTEKDFDKIKEIEELIQTLA; translated from the coding sequence ATGAAATACAATAGAATCCCCTCCACTCTTAACGTAGGCTTTCAGGTGTTAGAAAGTTCTAAGCTGAGGATTGCAGAAAATGTGCTCGTAGGAATCGTGCATAGAACAGAGGTCCCATGGGAACCGGGAACCAACCTGGCACTACAAGTTGGAACACTCAGTATCTCTGGTTCCATCGATATTCCAATGAAAGTGATCAAGTGTGATCGTGTTTCCGATGCAGAATACGATGTGTTCTTGAATTACACGGAAAAGGATTTTGATAAGATCAAGGAGATCGAAGAATTGATCCAGACCTTAGCTTAG
- a CDS encoding FAD-binding oxidoreductase gives MAHSPPFTIPKSALEKWEQILGPDWIRNSNDLGEVWNRTTFYFPVDERTVLYPENSAQLSDCLKVASEYKIPLHVVSTGKNWGYGSSLPPYKSPLLLVLSRMDRILDFDPELGFVAIEPGVTFENLYTFLKDTKYEAPISGTSAKASVVGNLLERGIAKGRYENFAAQAKILEVVLASGKILKFGSDTLQNFIWEENAGPSLNGLFFQSNLGVITRITILLHPSMSLTGRFLFSYTENKIGNFLELIREFLIRTNGNCSLEISNDYRFLSQVEQFPFDIASPSECLSKELVRKKLDPFGISEWFCSITYFANDSEEEQYYRKLISRALADIPSIHHFSDLKMDMRLVPSQEGLRGAYWRKKIEFPKDPDPDRDRCGVLWISPLLPLEKRMIDMAVEIARTIIPSYGLEPMISLRPVGRSLKMLTGIFYDQEEDGADENALQCYRNLKSEFKKAELKFYRSGILDSENEIEMFSLEILKSLKEVLDPNGILSPGKYGIR, from the coding sequence ATGGCCCACTCTCCGCCTTTCACGATCCCTAAATCCGCTCTAGAAAAATGGGAGCAGATTTTAGGGCCTGATTGGATTCGGAATTCTAATGATCTAGGAGAAGTTTGGAATAGAACAACCTTTTATTTTCCGGTCGATGAAAGAACGGTCTTATATCCTGAAAATTCCGCGCAACTTTCGGATTGTCTAAAGGTAGCAAGCGAATATAAGATCCCTTTGCATGTTGTAAGCACAGGAAAAAATTGGGGGTATGGATCTTCACTTCCTCCATACAAAAGCCCTTTACTTTTGGTCTTATCTCGGATGGATCGGATTTTGGATTTCGATCCCGAACTCGGATTCGTAGCAATTGAGCCGGGAGTAACTTTTGAAAACTTATATACTTTCCTAAAAGACACGAAATATGAAGCTCCAATTTCGGGGACTAGCGCAAAAGCGTCGGTTGTTGGAAATCTTTTGGAAAGGGGAATTGCGAAAGGTAGGTATGAAAACTTTGCAGCTCAAGCAAAGATACTTGAAGTCGTCTTGGCAAGTGGAAAAATTTTAAAATTTGGATCAGACACTCTGCAAAATTTTATTTGGGAAGAAAATGCAGGGCCTTCTTTAAACGGTCTATTTTTCCAAAGCAATTTAGGTGTGATTACAAGGATAACCATCTTATTGCATCCGTCCATGAGTCTTACCGGAAGATTTCTTTTTTCTTATACAGAAAATAAGATAGGAAACTTTTTGGAATTAATTCGAGAATTTTTAATAAGAACTAACGGCAATTGCAGTTTAGAAATCTCAAACGATTATCGTTTTCTTTCCCAGGTTGAGCAATTTCCCTTCGACATTGCATCACCATCGGAATGTTTGTCAAAAGAACTTGTTCGAAAAAAATTGGATCCTTTCGGAATTTCTGAATGGTTTTGTTCCATCACATATTTTGCAAACGATTCGGAAGAAGAACAATACTATAGAAAGTTGATTTCTCGGGCACTTGCCGATATTCCAAGTATTCATCATTTCTCCGACTTAAAAATGGATATGAGACTAGTTCCCAGTCAAGAAGGACTTCGAGGAGCATATTGGCGGAAGAAAATCGAATTTCCAAAAGATCCTGATCCGGATAGAGACCGTTGTGGCGTTTTATGGATCTCCCCACTTTTACCTTTGGAAAAGAGAATGATAGATATGGCCGTGGAAATCGCTCGAACTATTATTCCATCATATGGGTTAGAACCGATGATCTCTTTAAGACCCGTCGGCAGAAGTTTAAAAATGCTCACCGGGATTTTTTATGACCAAGAAGAAGATGGAGCAGACGAAAACGCGCTGCAATGTTATCGAAACTTAAAGAGTGAATTCAAAAAAGCAGAGTTGAAATTTTATAGATCCGGAATTTTAGATTCAGAAAATGAAATTGAAATGTTTTCCTTAGAGATCTTGAAATCTTTGAAAGAAGTTCTTGATCCGAATGGGATACTTTCTCCGGGAAAATACGGCATTCGATGA
- a CDS encoding alpha/beta fold hydrolase, with protein MEVSDPQNKNQKSGFFESGGYKLHYTKRDNGKGRALLLLHGFMDSSQTFLFQEEYLSKHFDLYRFDYRGHGDSDWLREGFYHFMLPLVDTTTFIQKFLPEKFHILGHSMGGGLGSRIAGLYPERVESLVSLEGFSSLQDPEKERRRFLGWLENWEQSLAGKDRKRQKNFKSVEDAAARLAPIYPRLPKDRLLKITETLTRPAEEGGYMWKSDPSYKNGPPVFLSPQFTRHLWETISCNVLVVYGQKTHLALDDSKEVFSHIRNLKYIEIEDAGHNMHHDRPDILEGILEEFYVTNLK; from the coding sequence ATGGAAGTTTCGGATCCTCAAAATAAAAACCAAAAAAGTGGATTTTTCGAATCCGGCGGCTATAAACTCCATTATACAAAAAGAGATAATGGAAAGGGTAGAGCATTACTTTTACTTCATGGATTTATGGATTCTTCCCAGACCTTTTTGTTCCAAGAAGAATATTTATCCAAACATTTCGATCTTTATCGTTTTGATTATAGAGGGCATGGGGATTCAGATTGGTTAAGAGAAGGTTTCTACCACTTCATGCTGCCGCTAGTGGATACCACAACATTCATCCAAAAATTTCTTCCTGAAAAATTCCATATACTTGGGCATTCTATGGGAGGAGGTCTTGGCTCTAGGATCGCAGGTTTGTATCCGGAAAGAGTAGAAAGTCTTGTATCTTTGGAAGGATTTAGTTCTCTCCAAGATCCTGAAAAGGAAAGAAGAAGGTTTCTTGGCTGGTTGGAAAATTGGGAACAAAGTCTTGCGGGAAAAGATAGAAAACGCCAGAAAAATTTCAAATCGGTAGAAGACGCAGCAGCAAGACTTGCGCCTATCTACCCCAGACTTCCTAAGGATAGGCTTTTAAAGATTACAGAAACATTAACAAGACCCGCAGAAGAGGGAGGTTATATGTGGAAGAGTGATCCTTCTTATAAAAATGGGCCTCCAGTATTTTTAAGTCCTCAATTTACCAGACATCTTTGGGAAACTATCTCTTGTAATGTTCTGGTTGTCTATGGACAAAAAACTCATCTCGCGCTCGACGATAGTAAGGAAGTATTCTCTCATATTAGAAATTTAAAATATATTGAAATAGAAGATGCAGGTCATAATATGCATCACGATCGTCCTGATATTCTTGAAGGTATACTTGAGGAATTCTACGTAACAAATTTAAAGTAA
- a CDS encoding papain-like cysteine protease family protein: MISLKIEPSISREERNTSTLSEIQRGTVCLNFTLNRQARSNWCWASIAEACEKYLFGKVVTQNDLAYKFQSYKKKSALPNSEESNRQESLEKVLTFLSCYSHWNPGRPNLERIDQEIRSYKPIFLSLDWKNSGSHFVALTGCSLERNEIRIDDPLHGSSWQNFDLFPQTYRSEGTVWRNTYWVSESLLPKYQ; this comes from the coding sequence ATGATTTCCTTAAAAATAGAACCGTCAATTAGCCGCGAAGAAAGAAATACCTCCACCTTATCCGAGATTCAGAGGGGAACGGTTTGTTTAAATTTTACACTTAATCGACAAGCTAGATCTAATTGGTGTTGGGCATCTATCGCAGAGGCTTGCGAAAAATATTTATTCGGAAAAGTAGTCACTCAAAACGATTTAGCGTACAAATTCCAATCCTATAAAAAGAAATCGGCTCTACCAAATTCTGAAGAGTCGAATCGCCAAGAATCACTAGAAAAAGTTCTCACCTTCTTAAGTTGTTACAGCCATTGGAATCCTGGGCGTCCTAACTTAGAACGAATCGACCAAGAAATACGTTCTTATAAACCTATCTTTCTTTCCTTGGATTGGAAAAATTCAGGCTCCCATTTCGTTGCATTGACCGGCTGTAGTCTCGAGAGAAACGAAATCCGGATAGACGATCCGTTACATGGATCTTCTTGGCAAAATTTCGATTTATTTCCTCAAACCTATCGTTCCGAAGGAACCGTTTGGAGAAACACTTATTGGGTCTCTGAATCCTTACTCCCAAAATATCAGTAA
- the lysS gene encoding lysine--tRNA ligase encodes MSQDLKETNELIQQRIEKIKNLKEKGVDPYPIRFFPDSDSASLIEMYSKTPTGPEKKFLLGGRLHSKRVMGKASFAHLKDKSGVIQLYATRDDLGEENYTLFKSLDLGDLIGIEGYLFQTQKGETTLHLTSVTLLAKCVRPLPVVKEKDGVVYDAFADVEQRYRMRYVDLVVNDNVRETFITRSRIVSEIRNFLTSEGFLEVETPMMQPIAGGAAARPFVTHHNTLDMQLFLRIAPELYLKRLIVGGLDRVFELNRNFRNEGISTKHNPEFTMMEAYMAYGDMGKMLELTEKLITTVAQKICGTLKIKYGNDLVDLSPPWRRVKYVDIIKEYSGIDFSQIKTLEEAKEKASSVKVDAGKCTSIWKVADEVFSEKAEPNLIQPVFVTDYPKELSPLAKSNPENPGYVERFEPYIVGREIGNAFSELNDPFDQKERFEDQVKQREAGDDEAFMMDEDYIRALEYGMPPTGGLGIGIDRLVMLLTNSQSIRDTILFPLMRPE; translated from the coding sequence ATGTCCCAAGACTTAAAAGAAACAAACGAACTTATCCAACAAAGGATCGAAAAGATCAAAAATCTAAAGGAAAAGGGTGTAGATCCCTACCCTATCAGATTTTTTCCTGATTCTGATTCAGCATCTTTAATAGAGATGTATTCTAAGACTCCTACTGGGCCTGAGAAAAAGTTTTTATTGGGCGGGCGTTTGCATTCCAAACGTGTGATGGGAAAAGCTAGCTTTGCTCATTTAAAAGATAAGTCGGGAGTTATCCAACTTTATGCAACTAGAGATGATCTGGGAGAAGAGAATTATACTCTTTTCAAAAGTTTAGATTTAGGAGATCTAATCGGTATAGAAGGTTATCTTTTCCAAACCCAAAAGGGAGAGACTACTCTTCATTTAACTTCAGTTACACTTCTCGCAAAATGTGTTCGTCCTCTTCCAGTTGTAAAAGAGAAAGATGGAGTTGTATACGATGCTTTCGCGGATGTGGAACAAAGATACAGAATGCGTTATGTGGACTTAGTAGTAAACGATAACGTCAGGGAAACTTTTATCACTCGCAGTAGGATCGTATCTGAAATCCGCAATTTCCTAACTTCTGAAGGATTTTTGGAAGTGGAAACTCCAATGATGCAGCCAATCGCAGGTGGTGCGGCAGCAAGACCATTCGTCACTCATCATAATACATTGGACATGCAATTATTCTTAAGGATCGCTCCTGAATTATATCTAAAACGTCTGATCGTAGGCGGATTAGATAGAGTATTCGAATTAAATCGTAACTTTAGGAACGAAGGAATTTCTACCAAACATAACCCTGAATTCACCATGATGGAAGCGTATATGGCTTATGGTGATATGGGAAAAATGTTAGAACTGACTGAAAAACTCATCACTACAGTTGCACAAAAGATCTGTGGAACTCTTAAGATCAAATACGGTAACGATTTAGTAGATCTTAGCCCTCCTTGGAGAAGAGTGAAATACGTGGATATTATCAAAGAATATTCAGGAATAGATTTCTCTCAGATAAAAACTCTGGAAGAAGCTAAAGAAAAAGCGAGTTCCGTAAAAGTAGACGCAGGCAAATGTACTTCTATTTGGAAAGTAGCTGACGAGGTATTCTCCGAAAAAGCGGAACCAAATCTGATCCAACCAGTATTTGTAACTGATTATCCAAAAGAACTTTCTCCATTAGCAAAATCTAATCCTGAAAATCCAGGTTATGTAGAAAGATTCGAGCCTTATATTGTAGGTAGAGAGATCGGAAATGCATTCTCCGAGTTAAATGATCCATTCGATCAAAAAGAAAGATTCGAAGATCAGGTTAAACAAAGAGAAGCAGGAGACGATGAGGCATTCATGATGGATGAGGATTATATCCGAGCACTTGAATATGGAATGCCACCTACTGGAGGTCTTGGGATCGGGATAGATCGTTTGGTGATGTTACTCACAAATTCTCAATCTATCCGTGATACCATCTTATTCCCTCTGATGAGACCAGAATAA